One Catenulispora sp. GP43 genomic window, CGTCCCGGGGGTCGGTGTCCATGCGCCGGCACAGCTGTTCGGCGTACGCCCTCGTGTCGAGCTCGGTGGGCAGCGGGTGGGTGAGCAGGTATTCGCACTCGAGATCCGCGTCTTCCAACCGCAGTTCCGTCAGGTGCGCCTCGGGGCGCCGCCCGGGGAAGTCGAGCATCAGGATTCTGTTGCGCGCCGACGCCACCGTCACAGGGGGTTCTCCATATCGCCGGAGACCTGTGCCAGTTCGCCCGCGTTCTGCGCCACCTTGGCCACGGCTTCGGCGAGCACCGCCATCTGCGCCGGATCGGCCAGCAGTGCCGGGTGGTGCAGGGTGACGCAACAGCGGTAGGCGTCTTCGGCCGCGGGGACGGAGGTCTGGGTCAGCCGCTCGATGCCGGGGATGGCACCGTACCGCCGCTTGCTGTCCGGACGCAGCAGCGGATGCCCGGGCAGCGGCGGATAAGTGGTCTGGAACGGAGCACCGGTCTCGGCCCGCAGCGCCGCGGACACGACCGAGGCGTCGAAGCCGGCGAAGGCTTCGGGGTCGATGCGGAACACGTAGTAGTAATGAGTCCGCTCGGTCACGCCTTCCAGCGCCTCGACCGGCGCGACACCGGGGATCTCACGCAGCGACGCGTCCAGCGTGGCCGCGTTCTCCGCGCGCATTTTGTTCTGCGCGGGCAGCTCGAGCAACTGTCCGGAGAGCACGGCGGCGGTCAGTTCCGGCATGCAGTAGTTGGAACCCATGACCTCGCCGGTCAGCGACAGCTCCATCTCGCCGACGCGCGGGTCCGCGACCCGCGAGCGGCCGTCGGAGCGCAACTGGTACATCCGCCGGTACAGATCGTCGTCGTCGGTCACCGCGACGCCGCCCTCGCCGGCGGTCAGCAGCTTGGTCTGCTGCATGCTGAACGTGCCGACGTCTCCCCACAGGCCGACGGCCCGCCCGCGCCACCGGGCGCCGTGCGCCTGCGCGCAGTCCTCGATGAGGCCCAGGCCGTACCGGCGGCACAGCTCGGTGAGCGCGTCGAGGTCGCAGACGCTGTTGTAGAGGTGCACGATCGACAGCGCCTTCGTGCGCGGGGTGATCGCCGCCTCGACCGCGGCGGGGTCCAGGCACAGCGTCCGGGGATCGACGTCGACGATCACCGGCAGCGCGTTGACGGCCATCGCGGTGGACGCCGAGGCGACCCAGGTGATGCCCGGGACGATCACCTCGTCGCCGGCCCCGACGTCCAGCGCCTCCAGCGCGGTGACCAGGGCGGAGGTGCCGTTGGTGGTGGGCACGCAGTGCCGGGCGCCGAGGAAGTCGGCGAATTCGCGGGCGAACGCCGCCTCGCTCCCCGGGCCCTCGGCCTTGGGGCCGGAGATCGCCCAGCGTCCCGACTCCAGGCATTCCAATGTCTTCTGACGGGTGGATTCAGTGGCCGTCGGCCAGGCCGGCCAGCCCGCGGCCCACAGCGGCCGCCCCCCGTTGATCGCCAGCTTGCTCACGTCTCTCCCTGCCTACAGGGTGGTTACCGGGGCTTGAAGACCTCGAACGCCTGCCGGAGCGCGCCGGCGGCGTCGGTGAGAGGCACGAATTCGTGGGAGACGAATCCCTGGTACCCCAGCTCGCGCAGATGCGCGGCCACCGCGGGGTAGTTGATCTCCTGCCGCTCGTCGATCTCGTGGCGGCCCGGGACGCCCGCGGTGTGGAAGTGGCCGATCAGCGGGAAGTACTGGTCGACCGTCCGCAGCAGGTCCCCTTCCATGATCTGCGAGTGGTAGAAGTCGTAGAGGATCCGCAGCGCCGGTGATCCGACGCGCTCGACCACCTCGGCGGCCCAGGCCGTGCTGGCGCACTCGTGGCCCGCGTGGTCGACCTTGGTGTTCAGCGGCTCCAGCAGGAGTCCGACACCGGCCGCCTCGGCCTCGGCCGCGAGCGGTGCCAGGCCCTCGACGCACGCGGTGATGGCGTCCTCAGGGGTCTGCGGTCCGCGGTCGCCGGAGGCGACGGCGACGTACCGGACGTTGTTGGCGACCGCTTTCTTCAGCGCCACGCGGACCTGCTCGCGCAGTTCCTCGTGCCGGTGCGGGTCGATGAAGCCCTCTTCCAGCGGCATGTGCCCGTCGATGATGACCAGCTCCAGCCCGAGCTCGGCCGCGTGCGGCCAGTGTTCCTCGGGAAGGAAGTCGACACCTTCGAACCCGATGGCCTTCGCCTGCGCCAACAGGTCGCCGGGTGGAGGTGTGGGCTCGGTGAACGACCACCACGCGAAGCTTTGCCGGTAACCCGGGGCAGCCTGAGATCCGTCTTGCATAAGAAACCCCCCATGCACGTCGTCGCGCCACATCCGCGGCCAAGCCGCACGGATGCGAACATCGGAGTTCGACGATCAAGGCCGGAGTCTAGTTCAGTGTCCTGAGCCCGTCCAGAGATTGAATGCCAGGCCTCTGCGACTTGAACCGGACCGTTGCCAGCCCGTAACAGAGCCCTTAGGATGACCGACCGGCGATTGTGCCGCTTTACCGAAGCCGTGGCTACGCGGGGGCGCTTGCGTAGTGCGTGGACACCGATCCACGACTGCCGGCCAGAGACTACGGATTGCAAGGGTGTCAGCATGCGCATACTCAATGACCGCTTGCTCCTGTTCAGATCCCTCGGATCAGGCGGACTGCCGGTCGCGGTGCTGCTCGGCACGGCGCTGGTCGCCTCGGCGTGCATCCCCGCCGCCACCGCGGCGGCTTTGGGCTTCATGGTCAGCAGGCTGACGACGTCGACGGCTTCGGACCTGTTCGGCGCGGCGCTGCTGCCTCTGGTCCTGTTCGGCTGCGTCCTGTTCGCCGGGCACTTGGCCGACGCGGCCGTCAAACCGCTGGAGTTCCAGGTCCGGACCCGCGTCGACGGCCGCCATCGGACCCGCGTGCTGTCCCTGACCACCGGCGTGCCCTCGATCGGCCCGCTGGAGGACCCGACGGTGCAGCGGCTGATCCGGCGCACCAGTGCCGAACCCGAGCACGGCGCCACGACCCCGGCCGACGGCGCGATCGCGCAGCTGCGCTGGGGCGCGGGCCTGATCGGCGCGATCGCCGCCTGCGCCGTGGTGGCGCGCTACGAATGGTGGCTCGTCCCGCTGCTGATCGTGCCGGCTCTGGTCGGCCTTTATCTGCGCGCCCACCAGTACGGCGGCGCGGTGATGTCGCTGCAGTCGGCGATGAAGGAGGAGATGCACGCCGACGTCTGGCGCAACGCGGCATCCTCCGCCGCCGAGGGCAAGGACGTCCGGGTCTTCGGCTTCGCCGACTGGATGGTCGAGCGGATGCAGACCCATGTGGAGGCCGGCAACATGCCGTTCTGGCGGCACGTGTCCGGCGTGGCGGCCCGTTCCTGGCTCCAGTTCGCCCTCGTGATGATCGGGCTGTGTCCCGCCTACATCCTGGTCAGCCTGGACGCGGCGCACGGCCGGACGGCCCTGGCGGTGCAGACCGCGGTCCTGCTGGCCGGCTGGACCGTCTACAGCTCGGTGGGCTCCGGCGACGTCGTCTACCAGATGGCCGGCTCGGTCGAGGTGCTTCGCTCCTTCGAGAAACTGGACGCCGCCCTGAGCCCGCTGATCGCAGCGCCGGACACCGCAGAGCCGGCGGCCACGATGCCGGGTGCACCGCAGCTGATCCGTTTCGAGGACGTGAGTTTCCACTACCCGGGGACCGACCGGGCCGTGCTCGACCACATCGACCTCGAGATACGCCCCGGGGAACTGCTGGCGATCGTCGGCCTCAACGGCGCCGGGAAGTCCACGCTCATCAAGCTTCTGTCCGGGCTCTACACCCCGGATTCCGGCCGGATCACCGCGGACGGGAAGGACATCGGGGCACAGGGCTGGGACGCCTGGCGCAGCCGCGTCTCAGTGGTCTTCCAGGACTTCATCCGCTACGAGTTGTCCGCGGCGGACAACGTGACCCTCGGGCAGGCCTACGTGCCGGCCGACCAGGCCGCCGCCGATGACGCCGCGGTGGCGGCCGGCTTCGACGACGTGCTGGCCAAACTCCCGAACGGCTGGCAGACCCCGCTGGCCCGCGGCCGCGAGGGCGGCGTCGACCTGTCGGGAGGCCAGTGGCAGCAGGCCGTGCTGGCCCGGGCGCTGTACGCGGTGCGCAAGGGCGCGCGCCTGCTCGTCCTCGACGAGCCGACCGCCCACCTCGACGTGCGGACCGAGTTCGAGGTGTTCCACCGGCTCGCCGAGCACCGGGGCGACACCGGCGTCGTGCTGATCTCGCACCGGCTGTCCACGGTCCGGCAGGCGGACCGCATCGTGCTGCTGGAGAACGGGCGGATCACCGAGGCCGGCGACCACGACGAGCTCATGGCGCTCGGCGGTTCCTATGCCGAACTGTTCACGGTGCAGGCCAAGAGCCTGCTGCGCACCGAGGACGCAGAGACAGAAGCAGCGGCGGAAGCTGAGGCCGATGCAGAGGTAGAGGTAGAGGCAGAGGCAGAGCCCGCAGGCGCGACAGAGCTGGAAGCCGAGCCCGAGGGGAGCACGCTGTGAGCAGGGTTCTGCGACTGTGGGCTGAGATCTTCGTCCTGTCCTGGCGCCGCGTGCCCGGGCTCACGCTGGCCACGCTGGCCGCTTTGGCCGTCCGGGTGTTCGCCGTGGCCGGGAGCGCGCTGGCCCTGCGCGCCGCGGTCGACGCCGCCACGAAGCGGGAGCCGACGGCGGCGGTGCTCGCCGCCGCCGCGGCCGCGGTCGCCTACGGCCTGCTGATCGTCGTCCAGGACATCACCGACGCCCTGCTGCTCACCGTCGGCGACCGCGTCGGACGGCTGGACATCCACCCGCGGATCTTCCGCGACCTGG contains:
- a CDS encoding DegT/DnrJ/EryC1/StrS family aminotransferase, translating into MSKLAINGGRPLWAAGWPAWPTATESTRQKTLECLESGRWAISGPKAEGPGSEAAFAREFADFLGARHCVPTTNGTSALVTALEALDVGAGDEVIVPGITWVASASTAMAVNALPVIVDVDPRTLCLDPAAVEAAITPRTKALSIVHLYNSVCDLDALTELCRRYGLGLIEDCAQAHGARWRGRAVGLWGDVGTFSMQQTKLLTAGEGGVAVTDDDDLYRRMYQLRSDGRSRVADPRVGEMELSLTGEVMGSNYCMPELTAAVLSGQLLELPAQNKMRAENAATLDASLREIPGVAPVEALEGVTERTHYYYVFRIDPEAFAGFDASVVSAALRAETGAPFQTTYPPLPGHPLLRPDSKRRYGAIPGIERLTQTSVPAAEDAYRCCVTLHHPALLADPAQMAVLAEAVAKVAQNAGELAQVSGDMENPL
- a CDS encoding TIM barrel protein; its protein translation is MQDGSQAAPGYRQSFAWWSFTEPTPPPGDLLAQAKAIGFEGVDFLPEEHWPHAAELGLELVIIDGHMPLEEGFIDPHRHEELREQVRVALKKAVANNVRYVAVASGDRGPQTPEDAITACVEGLAPLAAEAEAAGVGLLLEPLNTKVDHAGHECASTAWAAEVVERVGSPALRILYDFYHSQIMEGDLLRTVDQYFPLIGHFHTAGVPGRHEIDERQEINYPAVAAHLRELGYQGFVSHEFVPLTDAAGALRQAFEVFKPR
- a CDS encoding ABC transporter ATP-binding protein, whose translation is MRILNDRLLLFRSLGSGGLPVAVLLGTALVASACIPAATAAALGFMVSRLTTSTASDLFGAALLPLVLFGCVLFAGHLADAAVKPLEFQVRTRVDGRHRTRVLSLTTGVPSIGPLEDPTVQRLIRRTSAEPEHGATTPADGAIAQLRWGAGLIGAIAACAVVARYEWWLVPLLIVPALVGLYLRAHQYGGAVMSLQSAMKEEMHADVWRNAASSAAEGKDVRVFGFADWMVERMQTHVEAGNMPFWRHVSGVAARSWLQFALVMIGLCPAYILVSLDAAHGRTALAVQTAVLLAGWTVYSSVGSGDVVYQMAGSVEVLRSFEKLDAALSPLIAAPDTAEPAATMPGAPQLIRFEDVSFHYPGTDRAVLDHIDLEIRPGELLAIVGLNGAGKSTLIKLLSGLYTPDSGRITADGKDIGAQGWDAWRSRVSVVFQDFIRYELSAADNVTLGQAYVPADQAAADDAAVAAGFDDVLAKLPNGWQTPLARGREGGVDLSGGQWQQAVLARALYAVRKGARLLVLDEPTAHLDVRTEFEVFHRLAEHRGDTGVVLISHRLSTVRQADRIVLLENGRITEAGDHDELMALGGSYAELFTVQAKSLLRTEDAETEAAAEAEADAEVEVEAEAEPAGATELEAEPEGSTL